In Priestia megaterium NBRC 15308 = ATCC 14581, the following proteins share a genomic window:
- the cax gene encoding calcium/proton exchanger, translating to MINRIFLIAVILGVPLSVIGHMMHWSDVLMFIIYCLTIIALAAFMGRATESLAVVAGPRIGGLLNATFGNAVELIISIFALKEGLTAVVLASLTGSVLGNLLLVGGLSFFIGGLKFKRQEFNVYDARHNSGLLIFAVIVAFVIPEVFASEMDEAKTMSLSVGISIILIILYLAALFFKLVTHRGVYQHKSEEVEEHEEPEWSMWKAITVLFLSTLAVAYVSESLVSTIEIVSESFGWSELFIGVIIVAIVGNAAEHASAIIMAVKNRMGVAVEIAVGSTLQVAMFVAPILVLVSLMFENQMSLVFTWPELIAMVTAVFLTIAISNDGDTNWFEGATLLGAYIIMGIGFYLI from the coding sequence ATGATCAATCGGATTTTTCTTATAGCGGTTATTCTTGGGGTGCCGCTATCTGTTATTGGGCACATGATGCACTGGTCAGATGTTCTTATGTTTATTATTTACTGTTTAACAATCATTGCCCTCGCAGCTTTTATGGGGAGAGCAACAGAGAGCTTAGCTGTTGTAGCTGGTCCTCGAATAGGCGGTCTATTAAACGCTACGTTTGGTAACGCTGTAGAATTAATTATTTCTATTTTTGCTCTAAAAGAAGGCCTTACAGCGGTGGTGCTTGCATCGTTAACGGGTTCTGTATTAGGAAATCTTCTTCTTGTAGGCGGTCTTTCATTCTTCATTGGAGGATTAAAATTTAAGCGTCAAGAATTTAATGTCTATGATGCAAGACATAATTCTGGATTATTGATCTTTGCCGTTATCGTTGCGTTTGTTATTCCTGAAGTGTTTGCTAGCGAAATGGACGAAGCGAAGACCATGTCCCTGAGTGTCGGAATCTCCATTATTCTCATCATCTTGTACTTAGCGGCGTTATTTTTTAAGCTGGTAACGCACCGAGGGGTGTATCAGCATAAAAGTGAAGAAGTGGAAGAACATGAGGAGCCAGAATGGTCAATGTGGAAAGCGATTACTGTTCTCTTTTTGTCTACGTTAGCTGTAGCTTACGTATCCGAAAGCTTGGTTAGTACAATCGAAATTGTATCGGAAAGTTTTGGGTGGAGTGAGCTGTTCATCGGGGTCATCATCGTAGCGATTGTTGGAAACGCAGCAGAACACGCTTCGGCTATTATTATGGCCGTTAAAAACCGCATGGGTGTAGCGGTTGAAATTGCTGTGGGATCCACTTTACAAGTAGCGATGTTTGTAGCACCAATATTAGTGTTAGTTTCGCTGATGTTCGAAAACCAAATGTCTCTTGTCTTTACTTGGCCTGAGTTGATTGCGATGGTAACGGCCGTATTTTTAACTATTGCTATTTCTAATGACGGAGATACAAACTGGTTCGAAGGTGCAACTCTTTTAGGTGCTTATATTATTATGGGAATTGGTTTTTATCTTATTTAA
- a CDS encoding YfkD famly protein: MLRKLLLFVFTIIISFSCSTKIAIAKTAQPTINVPSSALNISKENTYPNASQDTPYLQPSEFTKELIETSNVKIENPDLIRILNESNISKTPWAIGFRATVFLGQWPLNYESTETNVNWQHQRINTNHYDNRAGKTQYKMMYSQENQSHVKGGLTAKVPQPEHVKQMMLIEAAKKTKLTLSFQTFVGAGTKKDQVYNVAPKKVGYLYAYTPAVSEKGKVTYGEVYVTVKGSKRSIVVRNVTSQGIGAWIPVQDYVSLSFGAYDQPR; encoded by the coding sequence ATGTTACGTAAATTGCTTTTATTTGTGTTTACCATCATTATTTCATTTTCATGTTCAACGAAGATCGCCATTGCGAAAACAGCTCAGCCGACCATCAACGTGCCTTCTTCAGCTTTAAATATTTCAAAAGAAAATACGTATCCAAATGCTAGTCAAGATACGCCATATTTGCAGCCAAGTGAGTTTACAAAAGAGCTCATTGAAACATCAAATGTAAAAATTGAAAACCCTGATTTAATTCGTATATTAAATGAATCAAACATTTCTAAAACTCCATGGGCAATTGGTTTTAGAGCAACCGTCTTTTTAGGACAGTGGCCATTAAATTACGAATCAACAGAAACAAACGTTAACTGGCAACACCAGCGAATCAATACAAATCATTATGATAACAGAGCAGGAAAAACTCAGTACAAAATGATGTACAGTCAGGAAAATCAAAGTCATGTAAAAGGCGGATTAACAGCAAAAGTGCCTCAGCCTGAGCATGTTAAACAAATGATGCTAATTGAAGCAGCTAAAAAAACAAAGCTCACTTTATCATTTCAAACGTTTGTAGGTGCCGGAACGAAAAAAGACCAGGTCTATAACGTAGCTCCTAAAAAAGTAGGTTATCTGTATGCGTATACGCCTGCTGTAAGTGAAAAGGGAAAAGTAACATATGGAGAAGTGTATGTTACAGTAAAAGGCAGCAAGCGCTCAATTGTGGTGAGAAATGTAACGTCTCAAGGAATTGGAGCATGGATTCCAGTACAAGATTATGTTTCCTTAAGCTTTGGAGCTTATGACCAGCCGAGATAA